Proteins encoded by one window of Puniceicoccus vermicola:
- a CDS encoding aspartate-semialdehyde dehydrogenase: MSEGKRIGIVGATGAVGRELMELLEARDFPVAELRLLASARSVGKELTFRGESIAIKEARPEEFAGLDYLFLSAGGDRSLAMAPAAVEAGAVVIDNSSAFRMDDEVPLVVPEVNPEALLNHKGIIANPNCSTAITLMGVAPLHQRFGLKRMICSTYQAVSGAGATGITELEDGVRAWSEGKDANPSTFPHPIAFNLIPHVDKFLESGYTKEEVKMRNESRKILSLPSLPVSCTCVRVPVFRAHAISIFAEFEKPVDVAEARAAVAAFDGAELVDDPTNLEYPMPLGYSSKVACGVGRIRRDEALENGLAFWVVGDQLWKGAALNALQIAEHLVR; this comes from the coding sequence ATGAGTGAAGGAAAGAGAATCGGAATAGTCGGAGCAACCGGAGCGGTTGGTCGTGAGTTGATGGAATTGCTGGAAGCACGGGATTTCCCGGTAGCTGAACTGCGTCTCCTCGCCTCGGCACGTTCGGTGGGGAAGGAGCTCACCTTTCGAGGAGAATCCATCGCGATTAAAGAGGCAAGACCGGAGGAATTCGCCGGGTTGGATTATCTTTTCCTGAGCGCGGGGGGAGACCGCTCTCTCGCCATGGCTCCAGCGGCTGTGGAAGCAGGAGCCGTCGTCATCGACAACAGTTCGGCCTTCCGGATGGATGACGAGGTGCCTTTGGTGGTTCCTGAGGTGAATCCCGAGGCGCTCCTCAATCATAAGGGGATCATCGCCAACCCGAATTGCTCGACGGCGATTACTCTCATGGGGGTAGCTCCGCTGCATCAGCGCTTCGGGTTGAAGCGGATGATTTGCTCGACCTATCAGGCGGTCTCCGGCGCAGGGGCGACGGGGATTACCGAACTCGAAGACGGCGTGCGCGCTTGGTCGGAGGGGAAGGACGCGAATCCTTCAACCTTCCCGCATCCGATTGCCTTTAACCTGATTCCTCACGTCGATAAGTTCCTCGAATCCGGCTATACGAAGGAAGAAGTGAAGATGCGGAATGAGAGTCGTAAGATTCTCTCGCTGCCGAGCCTACCAGTCTCCTGCACCTGCGTGCGGGTTCCGGTTTTCCGGGCGCACGCGATCAGCATCTTCGCCGAGTTTGAGAAGCCCGTCGATGTCGCCGAAGCCCGAGCCGCAGTGGCTGCCTTTGACGGTGCCGAGTTGGTCGACGATCCGACAAACCTCGAGTATCCCATGCCTCTCGGTTATTCGAGTAAGGTAGCCTGTGGCGTAGGACGCATTCGCAGGGACGAAGCCCTCGAAAACGGTTTGGCCTTCTGGGTCGTCGGTGACCAGCTCTGGAAGGGCGCCGCCCTCAATGCTCTCCAAATTGCTGAGCATTTGGTGCGGTAA
- the rlmB gene encoding 23S rRNA (guanosine(2251)-2'-O)-methyltransferase RlmB, translating to MGRNSIKKLRKPPRYNRGSAIVHLVDEPDLFRLLESTENPFVLVLDGVQDPHNLGACLRTCSGAGVTAVIAPKKGACGITDTVRDISCGGTEDVPFLQVRNLSQTLRNLQEMGIRLVATADEAEESLYEVDLTGPVGIILGSEGWGVRKKIADNSDHRVSIPMQGSVDCLNVSVSTGVCLYEAVRQRLT from the coding sequence ATGGGTAGAAACTCGATCAAGAAACTGCGTAAACCCCCACGCTACAACCGGGGATCGGCCATCGTGCATCTTGTCGACGAGCCAGACCTATTCCGCCTGCTCGAATCGACCGAGAACCCCTTTGTCCTCGTCCTCGACGGGGTTCAGGATCCCCACAATCTCGGTGCCTGCCTCCGGACCTGTTCCGGCGCTGGCGTGACTGCTGTGATCGCCCCCAAAAAAGGCGCTTGCGGGATCACCGATACGGTTCGCGACATCTCCTGCGGAGGCACCGAAGATGTCCCCTTTCTTCAGGTTCGCAACCTGAGCCAAACCCTTCGCAATCTCCAAGAGATGGGAATTCGTCTCGTCGCGACTGCAGACGAGGCCGAAGAAAGCCTCTACGAAGTCGATCTCACCGGCCCCGTCGGCATCATTCTCGGGAGCGAAGGCTGGGGCGTTCGAAAGAAAATCGCCGACAATTCGGATCATCGGGTGAGTATTCCCATGCAAGGCTCTGTCGACTGTCTGAATGTTTCGGTCTCCACGGGAGTTTGCCTCTACGAAGCCGTCCGTCAGCGGCTGACCTAG
- a CDS encoding iron chelate uptake ABC transporter family permease subunit: MDFFSQPLSFEFIQRAAWTAAVVGFTNGFLSGYVVMRRSALMVGSLSHTLLPGIAVAILIAGLTTATAFIGALISALLVGLVAVFVARTSRIDSHSALAVLYTAAFAGGLLILDQIPTPMELEHWLFGNILALSNPDLWMSFGASAVILITLITLARPLLLFLFEPTIAESQGVPVRRLGYLLTGLVILGLVVSIQAVGCILSVAMLVAPAAAMLQFSKSPQSLIWGGGFLGAIVSVLAVFISYWLDLRVGAVIVLMLGGAVFLAYLFGFRHGALRLLLQRPPAKHS, encoded by the coding sequence GTGGATTTCTTTTCCCAGCCACTCTCCTTTGAATTCATCCAACGCGCAGCCTGGACGGCCGCCGTCGTGGGATTTACCAACGGATTCCTGAGTGGCTATGTCGTCATGCGCCGATCCGCACTCATGGTGGGGTCTCTCTCCCACACCCTGCTGCCGGGAATCGCCGTCGCAATCCTCATCGCCGGACTAACCACCGCAACCGCCTTCATCGGAGCCCTGATCTCCGCCCTACTCGTTGGCCTCGTGGCTGTATTCGTCGCGCGCACCTCACGGATCGACAGCCACTCCGCGCTCGCGGTGCTCTACACCGCCGCCTTTGCGGGCGGGCTGCTCATTCTGGATCAAATCCCGACCCCGATGGAGCTTGAGCACTGGCTTTTCGGGAACATCCTCGCCCTTTCCAACCCCGATCTCTGGATGTCATTCGGGGCCTCCGCAGTGATCCTCATCACATTGATCACCTTGGCACGCCCCCTCCTCCTCTTTCTTTTCGAACCCACCATCGCCGAGAGCCAAGGTGTCCCCGTGCGCCGTCTCGGTTATCTACTGACCGGATTGGTGATCCTCGGGCTTGTGGTTTCGATCCAAGCCGTGGGATGCATCCTCTCGGTTGCGATGCTCGTCGCACCGGCTGCCGCAATGCTCCAGTTTTCCAAAAGCCCTCAATCCCTCATCTGGGGCGGAGGCTTTCTCGGAGCCATTGTCTCGGTTCTCGCCGTCTTCATTTCCTATTGGCTCGACCTCCGGGTCGGCGCCGTCATCGTTCTCATGCTGGGAGGAGCCGTTTTTCTGGCATACCTCTTCGGATTCCGTCACGGGGCCCTTCGTCTGCTCCTCCAGCGCCCACCCGCCAAACACTCTTAG
- a CDS encoding dihydrolipoyl dehydrogenase family protein produces the protein MSQDHFDFLVLGGGSAGYNAASLARKHVERVAIVDGSKELGGLCILRGCMPSKTLLYSADVLQLARESRKLGLNISRPQVDMAALHQRKLDMIADFAGHRRSQIESDRYHLFRQNGKLGPDRTVILDDGTQISADRILISTGSHVSVPDVPGLADVPFLTSDDILDLDTVPESVIVLGGGVVACELAQFLCRIGSKVIMIQRSPHILSDFEPDMAAVLEEALIDEGVELFTHTDIENIEPNENGVSVQFRQGHRAVIRQAQFLFNALGRKPATAKLGLEEIGIETRSSGHIRTNEYQMTSHPGIYAAGDCAGPHEIVHIAILQGETAARHSLGLEPMPVDYDKVLSVVFTDPQIASVGPSEETIRENLGDSLQIAEFPFSDHGRSMLMEARRGYVRLFSSSSDRKIHRAECVGRDAGELIHSMAVAVGTGATVDEIMKAPWYHPTLSEIWTYPLEDLAG, from the coding sequence ATGAGCCAAGATCATTTCGATTTTCTCGTCCTCGGGGGCGGCAGCGCGGGATACAACGCAGCATCACTGGCGAGAAAGCACGTCGAACGAGTCGCGATTGTTGACGGAAGCAAAGAGCTCGGAGGGCTCTGTATTCTCCGCGGCTGCATGCCTTCGAAAACGCTCCTCTACTCGGCGGATGTTCTTCAACTGGCCCGGGAAAGCCGCAAATTGGGACTTAATATCTCCCGCCCTCAAGTCGACATGGCGGCCCTCCATCAGCGCAAGTTGGATATGATTGCCGATTTCGCCGGACACCGCCGCTCGCAGATTGAATCGGACCGCTACCACCTGTTTCGCCAGAACGGCAAACTTGGTCCGGATCGGACGGTTATCCTTGATGACGGGACGCAGATCTCTGCGGACCGTATCCTAATCTCGACTGGATCTCATGTCTCGGTGCCCGATGTCCCCGGGCTGGCCGACGTTCCCTTCCTGACCAGCGATGATATCCTCGACCTCGATACCGTTCCCGAATCGGTCATCGTCCTTGGAGGTGGAGTCGTCGCCTGTGAGCTGGCGCAGTTTCTTTGCCGGATTGGCTCCAAGGTCATCATGATTCAGCGCAGCCCTCACATTCTCTCCGATTTTGAGCCGGATATGGCTGCGGTCTTGGAAGAAGCATTGATCGACGAAGGGGTTGAACTATTCACCCACACCGACATCGAAAACATCGAGCCGAACGAGAACGGAGTTTCCGTGCAGTTCCGCCAGGGACACCGGGCCGTGATTCGGCAAGCGCAATTCCTCTTCAACGCGCTGGGGCGCAAGCCAGCCACCGCGAAACTGGGACTCGAAGAGATCGGCATAGAAACTCGCTCCAGCGGGCACATCCGCACCAACGAGTACCAAATGACCTCTCATCCAGGGATCTACGCCGCAGGCGACTGCGCCGGCCCTCACGAGATCGTCCATATCGCCATTTTGCAGGGTGAAACAGCCGCCCGCCACTCACTGGGACTCGAGCCAATGCCCGTCGATTATGACAAGGTCTTGTCTGTGGTCTTCACCGATCCACAGATTGCCTCGGTTGGCCCCTCTGAAGAGACGATTCGTGAGAATCTGGGAGACTCTCTGCAAATTGCCGAGTTTCCGTTTTCCGACCATGGCCGATCGATGCTGATGGAAGCCCGTCGCGGATACGTTCGCCTCTTCTCAAGCTCCTCTGACCGGAAGATCCATCGCGCGGAATGCGTGGGTCGCGACGCCGGGGAACTGATTCATTCGATGGCTGTCGCTGTCGGAACCGGTGCCACTGTCGACGAGATCATGAAAGCACCTTGGTATCACCCGACTCTCTCGGAGATCTGGACCTATCCGCTTGAGGATTTGGCCGGCTGA
- a CDS encoding DJ-1 family glyoxalase III produces the protein MKKRVLVLMENGFEEIEAISPIDILRRAEAEVVLAATGTDLLVEGKTGVRLQADTFLADCRNEPFDALIVPGGPAAKSLRKNPAVLEVVREFYEKNLLVAAICAAPTVLNEAAILSGKRYTAHFSVAEELQEILPDPVVQDGNLITSRGAGTAVAFGLSIVADLYDEETANEIATSICLPNA, from the coding sequence ATGAAGAAGCGAGTACTGGTCCTTATGGAAAATGGTTTCGAAGAGATCGAGGCCATCAGCCCGATTGATATTCTCCGCCGCGCCGAGGCCGAAGTCGTTCTCGCGGCAACCGGTACGGATTTGCTGGTCGAGGGAAAAACCGGGGTTCGCCTTCAGGCAGACACCTTCCTGGCCGACTGCCGCAATGAACCCTTCGATGCCCTGATTGTCCCCGGAGGCCCAGCGGCAAAATCACTTCGAAAGAACCCTGCTGTCCTCGAGGTCGTTCGCGAATTCTACGAGAAGAACCTCCTGGTTGCAGCCATCTGCGCTGCTCCGACCGTCCTCAATGAAGCGGCCATTCTTTCGGGAAAGCGCTATACGGCGCATTTTTCGGTCGCAGAAGAACTTCAGGAAATCCTCCCTGACCCCGTGGTCCAGGATGGGAACCTCATCACCTCCCGCGGGGCCGGAACCGCCGTCGCCTTCGGTCTTTCCATCGTCGCCGACCTCTACGACGAGGAGACCGCCAACGAGATTGCCACCTCCATCTGCCTCCCTAATGCCTAA
- the uvrB gene encoding excinuclease ABC subunit UvrB has translation MGEFRLQSDYQPTGDQPRAIEELADSIKTGNRYQTLVGVTGSGKTFTMANLIHQLNRPALVISHNKTLAAQLFSEFKGFFPDNAVEYFVSYYDYYQPEAYVPQTDTYIEKDSSINEEIERLRISATSSLLTRRDVVVVASVSCIYGLGSPEDFREMMIEIRPGEELGRDAFLERLVENLYERNDVELSRGKFRARGEVVDVFPAYRESAIRVEFWGDEVESVKPLDPLTGETGEAFEYFFLYPANQYITPKDKLKGAVKEIRNELDGRVKEFEQDQRLLEAQRIRMRTEYDLEMLEEIGFCSGIENYSRHLSGRNPGDRPFCLIDFFPDDFLLIIDESHVTVPQIGAMFNGDHSRKSRLVDFGFRLPSALDNRPLKPDEFREVTGQTLFVSATPAPYEIGISQKVAEQIIRPTGLVDPIMEIRPIKGQVEDTMAEIRNTRENGDRTLVTTLTKRMSEDIADYLREDGISVEYLHSDIDAIERVEILRRLRSGEFDVLVGVNLLREGLDLPEVALVVILDADKEGFLRSETSLIQTAGRAARHEKGRVILYADRITGSMQRAIDVTEYRREKQLAYNKEHGITPTGVRRKDQSSLHRPKEEPTPMVVAEGVGDEDVAAVIAELEEEMQQASLDLEFERAAILRDQIQALRDGEATLPSFSGGKSTRKKKAKGGKYRQKKR, from the coding sequence ATGGGAGAGTTTCGTTTACAGTCAGACTATCAGCCGACCGGGGACCAGCCTCGGGCCATCGAAGAATTGGCGGATTCGATTAAGACCGGAAACCGTTATCAAACCCTGGTGGGGGTGACTGGATCGGGAAAGACTTTCACCATGGCGAATCTGATTCACCAATTGAATCGGCCAGCCTTGGTCATCTCCCACAATAAGACTTTGGCCGCCCAGCTGTTCTCGGAATTTAAAGGATTTTTTCCGGATAATGCCGTCGAATACTTTGTCAGCTACTACGATTACTATCAGCCGGAGGCCTATGTCCCGCAGACGGATACCTACATTGAGAAGGACTCCTCGATTAATGAGGAAATCGAGCGTCTCCGCATATCAGCGACGAGCTCTCTCTTGACCCGCCGGGATGTCGTCGTCGTGGCCAGTGTCTCGTGCATATATGGCTTGGGGAGCCCGGAGGATTTTCGCGAGATGATGATCGAGATCCGTCCGGGAGAAGAGCTCGGCCGGGATGCTTTCCTCGAGCGGTTGGTTGAGAATCTTTACGAGCGCAACGACGTGGAGCTCTCGCGGGGGAAATTCCGGGCTCGCGGGGAAGTGGTCGATGTTTTTCCGGCCTACCGGGAGAGTGCGATTCGAGTCGAGTTCTGGGGAGATGAGGTCGAATCTGTAAAACCACTCGATCCGCTTACCGGTGAGACCGGGGAGGCCTTTGAATATTTCTTCCTCTATCCCGCCAATCAGTACATCACTCCGAAAGATAAGTTAAAAGGGGCCGTGAAGGAGATTCGGAATGAGTTGGATGGTCGCGTCAAGGAGTTCGAACAAGACCAGCGCCTTCTCGAAGCCCAGCGAATTCGGATGCGCACCGAGTATGATCTCGAGATGTTAGAGGAGATCGGTTTCTGCAGCGGGATCGAAAACTATTCCCGGCATCTCAGTGGAAGAAACCCCGGTGATCGTCCATTTTGCCTAATCGATTTCTTTCCCGACGATTTCCTCCTCATCATTGATGAGAGTCATGTAACGGTCCCGCAAATCGGGGCCATGTTCAACGGGGACCATTCGCGCAAGAGCCGCCTCGTTGATTTCGGTTTCCGCCTTCCTTCCGCTCTCGATAACCGCCCCCTCAAGCCAGACGAATTCCGTGAAGTCACCGGTCAGACCCTTTTCGTCTCCGCAACCCCCGCTCCGTATGAGATAGGGATCTCTCAGAAAGTTGCCGAGCAGATCATCCGCCCAACCGGATTGGTAGACCCCATCATGGAGATCCGGCCGATCAAGGGACAGGTGGAGGATACCATGGCCGAAATCCGCAATACCCGTGAGAATGGAGACCGGACCTTAGTCACTACCTTGACCAAGAGAATGTCCGAGGACATTGCCGACTATCTACGGGAAGATGGGATCTCAGTAGAATATTTGCACTCAGACATTGATGCGATCGAGCGGGTTGAAATTTTGAGGCGGCTACGTTCAGGAGAATTTGATGTTCTGGTCGGAGTCAACCTCCTGCGAGAAGGCCTGGACCTCCCCGAAGTGGCCCTAGTCGTAATTCTCGATGCCGACAAAGAAGGCTTCCTCCGAAGTGAAACCAGCCTGATCCAGACCGCAGGTCGCGCCGCCCGCCATGAAAAGGGGAGAGTCATCCTCTACGCAGACCGCATCACTGGATCCATGCAAAGGGCCATTGATGTGACTGAGTACCGCCGCGAGAAACAGCTCGCCTACAACAAAGAGCACGGCATCACTCCAACTGGAGTACGAAGAAAGGATCAATCCAGCCTACATCGCCCCAAAGAAGAACCTACCCCCATGGTAGTAGCCGAAGGAGTAGGGGACGAGGACGTAGCCGCCGTCATTGCCGAATTGGAAGAAGAGATGCAGCAAGCCTCCCTCGACCTTGAATTCGAACGCGCCGCAATTCTCCGAGACCAGATCCAGGCGCTACGCGATGGAGAAGCAACATTACCCAGTTTTTCCGGTGGAAAAAGCACCCGAAAGAAGAAGGCCAAGGGTGGGAAATACCGGCAGAAGAAGAGGTGA
- a CDS encoding transposase, with translation MGRRRHRISDQLAYYHLMSRTVNGEALFGDREREVLRKMIWQVAEFSGVRVVTYAVMKNHFHILVEVPPAGTEVSDEELVRRYRKLYPKPTPWNPMPAEVLEGHLKDNFLDGRELRKELTRRMHDVSEFMRTLKLRYTLWFNRSRDRFGPLWSARFKSVLVEGDRWALRTVAAYIDLNAVRAGLVSDPKDYRFCGYAEALGGGRLARAGLSVVDKDLAGYRQTLYGAGDGEKEGKASISHEEAVRVLREEKGKLPLSVVLRCRVRYFSDGMVLGSEDFVRKVREDEPEGRRARRPHPLRGSYWNGLAVGTGLRKRLFE, from the coding sequence ATGGGCAGACGCAGACATCGTATTTCGGATCAATTGGCTTATTATCATCTGATGAGTCGGACTGTGAACGGAGAAGCTCTCTTCGGGGATCGGGAGAGGGAGGTGTTGCGGAAGATGATCTGGCAGGTTGCTGAGTTTTCTGGGGTTCGGGTGGTTACTTATGCGGTCATGAAGAACCATTTCCATATTTTGGTGGAGGTGCCACCAGCAGGGACGGAGGTTTCGGATGAGGAGTTGGTTCGTCGGTATCGGAAATTGTATCCTAAGCCTACGCCTTGGAATCCGATGCCTGCGGAGGTTTTGGAGGGGCATTTGAAGGATAACTTTCTTGATGGGAGGGAGTTGCGCAAGGAGCTTACCCGAAGGATGCATGATGTATCGGAGTTTATGCGGACTCTGAAGCTTCGGTATACGCTTTGGTTTAACCGGTCGCGTGATCGTTTTGGGCCGCTTTGGTCGGCTCGATTTAAGAGTGTGCTGGTCGAAGGGGATCGGTGGGCTTTGCGGACAGTGGCGGCCTATATTGACCTGAACGCGGTTCGGGCCGGGCTGGTTTCGGATCCTAAGGATTATCGGTTTTGCGGGTATGCGGAGGCTCTCGGCGGTGGCCGATTGGCTCGGGCTGGGCTCTCGGTGGTGGATAAGGACCTGGCTGGTTATCGGCAGACTTTGTATGGGGCTGGCGATGGTGAGAAAGAGGGGAAAGCGTCTATTTCTCACGAAGAAGCGGTTCGGGTTTTGCGGGAGGAGAAGGGGAAGTTGCCTCTTTCAGTGGTTTTGCGGTGCCGGGTGAGGTATTTTTCGGACGGGATGGTGCTGGGATCGGAGGACTTTGTGCGAAAGGTCCGAGAAGATGAACCGGAGGGGAGGCGGGCGCGAAGACCTCACCCTCTACGGGGGAGTTATTGGAATGGGCTTGCCGTCGGGACTGGATTGCGGAAGCGCTTGTTTGAGTAG
- the dxs gene encoding 1-deoxy-D-xylulose-5-phosphate synthase, giving the protein MNPESILSKIRNPGDVKALDKSQLEPLATEIRKRIIEVTAANGGHVGPNLGVVELTIALHRIFDTPKDRFVFDVSHQGYVHKLLTGRNDEKFNLIRQKDGYSGFLNREESEHDCYGAGHAGTALSAALGMAAARDQRGTDENVVAVCGDAAFTCGITLEALNNITDSTKRLVVILNDNEWSIDKNVGALSRYFNELITTPIYNRMNEDFEAFLKRVPGGESLIRLGSKWKRETKDFFASSSIFENFGLRYIGPIDGHNIGELEQYLKFARNAPEPLVLHVITKKGKGSDVAIAQPERFHGTSPFDPETGSSKPGAPGSPPKYQDVVGEAVVAHCKKDKTIVGITAAMPSGTGFDKLRDSLPQQYYDVGIAEEHAVLFAAGMATNGLHPVCAIYSTFLQRGIDPIIHDICLQNLPVLFCMDRAGLSPNDGATHHGLFDIAYLRGVPRTVIMQPQNEDELTDMVATGLQHQGPAFIRYPRGSGTGVPIKKEPKILEIGKAEVIRQGQDVQIWALGTMISEAETIASRIAEISDLSVGVVNARFAKPIDSALLQEQAKSAKLIVTLEDHVRTGGFGTAVLEDLSDAGIPTPVERIGWPDQFIEHGNSNKDLRQAFGLDPQSIFDRVNQRLEAIGATQNLPTSS; this is encoded by the coding sequence GTGAATCCCGAATCCATTCTTAGCAAAATCCGGAATCCCGGAGACGTAAAGGCCCTCGACAAGAGCCAACTGGAACCGCTTGCCACGGAAATCCGCAAGCGCATCATTGAAGTAACGGCCGCCAATGGAGGTCACGTCGGCCCCAATCTGGGCGTCGTCGAGCTCACAATCGCCCTCCATCGCATTTTTGACACTCCCAAGGACCGCTTCGTATTCGACGTCTCCCATCAGGGCTACGTCCACAAGCTTCTCACCGGCCGCAATGACGAGAAGTTCAACTTGATCCGGCAAAAGGACGGTTATAGCGGATTCCTCAACCGCGAAGAAAGCGAGCACGACTGCTACGGCGCCGGACACGCGGGCACTGCCCTCTCCGCCGCACTCGGCATGGCTGCCGCCCGGGATCAGCGGGGGACCGATGAAAACGTCGTGGCCGTCTGTGGCGACGCCGCCTTTACCTGCGGGATCACTCTCGAAGCCCTGAACAACATTACCGATTCGACCAAGCGGCTAGTCGTCATCCTCAACGACAATGAATGGTCCATCGACAAAAACGTCGGCGCCCTCTCCCGCTATTTCAACGAACTCATCACGACTCCGATCTACAATCGGATGAATGAGGATTTTGAAGCATTCCTCAAACGCGTTCCCGGAGGAGAGTCCCTCATCCGCCTTGGCTCCAAGTGGAAACGGGAGACCAAAGACTTTTTTGCCTCCTCCTCCATTTTCGAAAATTTCGGCCTCCGCTACATCGGGCCGATTGATGGCCACAATATTGGCGAGCTCGAACAATACCTCAAGTTCGCGCGCAACGCTCCAGAACCACTAGTCCTTCACGTCATCACTAAAAAGGGCAAAGGAAGTGATGTCGCGATCGCTCAACCCGAGCGCTTTCACGGCACCTCCCCCTTCGATCCGGAGACAGGGTCCTCCAAACCCGGCGCTCCGGGAAGTCCCCCCAAGTATCAAGATGTTGTCGGCGAAGCCGTAGTCGCTCACTGCAAAAAGGACAAGACCATCGTCGGAATAACCGCTGCCATGCCGAGCGGAACGGGTTTCGATAAGTTGCGCGACAGCCTCCCGCAGCAGTATTATGATGTAGGGATTGCCGAAGAGCACGCCGTTCTCTTCGCCGCGGGAATGGCCACCAACGGGCTCCATCCCGTCTGCGCCATCTATTCCACATTTCTCCAGCGGGGAATCGACCCCATCATCCACGACATTTGCCTGCAAAACCTACCGGTCCTCTTCTGTATGGACCGCGCCGGACTTTCTCCGAACGACGGTGCCACCCACCACGGACTTTTCGATATCGCCTACCTGCGCGGAGTACCGCGGACCGTCATCATGCAGCCTCAAAATGAGGATGAACTCACCGATATGGTTGCGACCGGACTGCAGCATCAGGGCCCTGCCTTCATTCGATACCCCCGCGGCAGCGGCACGGGAGTTCCGATCAAAAAGGAACCCAAAATCCTCGAAATTGGAAAAGCAGAAGTGATCCGCCAAGGCCAAGACGTCCAAATTTGGGCCTTGGGAACAATGATTTCCGAAGCCGAAACCATAGCCTCTAGAATCGCCGAAATCAGCGACCTGAGTGTAGGAGTAGTCAACGCCCGCTTCGCCAAGCCAATCGACAGCGCCCTCCTCCAGGAACAGGCAAAATCCGCCAAACTCATCGTAACCCTGGAGGATCACGTCCGCACCGGCGGATTTGGCACAGCCGTCTTAGAGGATCTCTCCGATGCCGGAATCCCAACCCCCGTAGAGCGGATTGGTTGGCCCGATCAATTTATCGAACACGGCAACTCGAATAAAGACCTCCGCCAAGCCTTCGGCTTGGATCCACAGAGCATTTTCGATCGCGTAAACCAACGGCTAGAAGCCATAGGAGCGACCCAGAATCTCCCAACTTCTTCCTAA
- the xseB gene encoding exodeoxyribonuclease VII small subunit, whose amino-acid sequence MSKMELEKFSYEEAYGQLQEIVSRLEEDEPSLDDLVKDYEKGMKLLKTCHKRLNEAALRIEKVREDEELSLEPFDEGTTPEENQSK is encoded by the coding sequence ATGAGCAAAATGGAATTGGAAAAATTTTCCTATGAAGAGGCCTATGGGCAGCTGCAGGAAATCGTCTCCCGTCTGGAGGAAGACGAGCCCTCCCTCGACGACTTGGTAAAGGACTACGAAAAGGGAATGAAACTGCTCAAGACTTGCCACAAACGACTCAATGAAGCCGCTCTTCGCATCGAAAAAGTGCGCGAAGATGAGGAACTCTCCCTTGAACCATTTGACGAAGGGACCACCCCCGAAGAGAATCAATCGAAGTGA